The nucleotide sequence AATTGTAAGAACAACGAAATTGCATTTTACACCAATACAACTCTTGGTACAAGATTTTAAGAAATACTAACTCATAATAGTGTTAAAGCTTTGCGGATGACGGTATGTATTAGAATAATTATGGAACACCAACTTTATTTTACATTGAttgtatattaatatttttacatcTGAAATATATTATGCTTTTTGGTAATAGGTTAAGTCAGCAGGAAGTtatctttattatgtttatgattCGGGACAGAGGTACATTGTAGATATTGAGCGTGGCACGTGCAATTGTGGCCggtatcaaattgatgaaataccttgtccacatggaATTGCcgtattaaaaagtaaaaatgtgGATGTAAAGGATTATGGCCGTTATTGCTCTGAATTGTACAGGCCACAAACCATAGTAAAGACATATGAACTCCCGATAGTTTCAATGCTAGACAAGAAGGATTGGAATGTTCCAGGttttgttgatgatgaagaagTTTTGTCACCTAAATATCGAAGACCTCCTGGTAGACCAAAAAAAGAAAGGCATTTGAAATCAAGTGAATCACTGTCTTTAAATTTGAACCGCTGCGGTAAATGCTAACGAGCCGGTCACAACCGTAGGACTTGTGGTTTCTTTCAAAAGAAACTATGATGAAGTTGATTGGTTTtagttgtataaatattttaattagattTTGTTGGAATGCTGGAACAACTAATATTAAGATTTTTGGTTGCTATTTGAGTTTCACTTgttcaattaatatttaatagtatAAGAAcagtttgtgtaa is from Capsicum annuum cultivar UCD-10X-F1 chromosome 5, UCD10Xv1.1, whole genome shotgun sequence and encodes:
- the LOC107871940 gene encoding uncharacterized protein LOC107871940, which codes for MTVKSAGSYLYYVYDSGQRYIVDIERGTCNCGRYQIDEIPCPHGIAVLKSKNVDVKDYGRYCSELYRPQTIVKTYELPIVSMLDKKDWNVPGFVDDEEVLSPKYRRPPGRPKKERHLKSSESLSLNLNRCGKC